In a single window of the Bubalus kerabau isolate K-KA32 ecotype Philippines breed swamp buffalo chromosome 18, PCC_UOA_SB_1v2, whole genome shotgun sequence genome:
- the LOC129632829 gene encoding 60S ribosomal protein L34-like — MLGARYLKAFRMVQRLTYRHRLSYNTASNKTRLSRTPGNRIVYLYTKKVGKAPKSACGVCPGRLRGVRAVRPKVLMRLSKTKKHVSRAYGGSMCAKCVRDRIKRAFLIEEQKIVVKVLKAQAQSQKAK, encoded by the coding sequence ATGTTAGGGGCACGGTATCTAAAGGCATTCAGGATGGTGCAGCGTCTGACCTACCGGCATAGGCTGTCCTACAATACAGCCTCTAACAAAACCAGGCTGTCCCGAACCCCTGGTAATAGAATTGTTTACCTTTATACCAAGAAGGTTGGGAAAGCACCAAAATCTGCATGTGGTGTGTGCCCAGGCCGACTGAGAGGCGTTCGTGCCGTGAGGCCAAAAGTTCTCATGAGGTTGTCTAAAACGAAGAAACACGTCAGCCGAGCCTATGGTGGTTCCATGTGTGCTAAATGTGTCCGCGACAGGATCAAGCGCGCTTTCCTTATTGAAGAGCAGAAGATTGTTGTGAAAGTATTGAAAGCACAAGCGCAGAGTCAGAAagctaaataa